Proteins co-encoded in one Arachis hypogaea cultivar Tifrunner chromosome 13, arahy.Tifrunner.gnm2.J5K5, whole genome shotgun sequence genomic window:
- the LOC140177541 gene encoding uncharacterized protein produces MEDVFSSSDIQNLARLLNQFSNFQSFQNRSDRSSSSNANVMLDPSSPYYLHPGENPGISIVNVTLNASNYHSWARAMRLALKSKNKLSFIDGSLPKPEESDMNFLAWEKCNTYVIAWLNLSLSSEISQSVIWNENACDMWNDLEHRYHQGDIFRVAELEEEMYAARQGDLSVTAYFTKLRTIWEELETFQPIPKCLCGPECICGLGIVRKYRKVRQLVRLLRGLNDEYSNVRSQLMLMKPLPDVNTAFSLLTQQERQLHSPKINDARTLMSSSDLIESERGK; encoded by the coding sequence ATGGAAGACGTATTCTCTTCGAGCGATATTCAGAATCTTGCAAGACTtctaaatcaattttccaatttTCAAAGTTTCCAGAACAGATCTGATCGTTCATCCTCAAGCAATGCGAACGTGATGTTGGATCCAAGCAGCCCTTATTATCTACATCCAGGTGAGAATCCTGGAATCTCAATTGTGAATGTGACTCTTAATGCTTCGAATTATCATTCTTGGGCTAGAGCAATGAGACTTGCACTCAAGTCGAAGAATAAATTGTCGTTTATTGACGGATCTCTCCCCAAACCTGAAGAATCAGACATGAATTTTCTTGCTTGGGAAAAATGTAATACATATGTGATAGCTTGGCTAAACTTGTCATTAAGTAGTGAAATCTCTCAAAGTGTGATTTGGAATGAGAATGCATGCGATATGTGGAATGACTTAGAGCATAGGTACCACCAAGGAGATATTTTTAGGGTTGCTGAATTAGAAGAAGAAATGTATGCTGCTAGGCAAGGGGACCTTTCTGTGACTGCCTATTTTACAAAATTAAGAACTATTTGGGAGGAATTAGAAACCTTTCAACCGATTCCGAAGTGTCTATGTGGTCCAGAATGCATTTGTGGTCTAGGAATAGTAAGAAAATACAGGAAAGTGAGGCAATTGGTGAGATTGTTGAGAGGTCTTAATGATGAATATAGCAATGTCAGATCTCAATTGATGCTTATGAAGCCTTTACCTGATGTCAACACAGCATTTTCACTCTTAACCCAACAAGAGAGGCAGTTACACTCGCCTAAGATCAATGATGCAAGAACCCTAATGAGTTCCTCGGATTTGATTGAGAGTGAACGAGGAAAATAA
- the LOC112737971 gene encoding ADP-ribosylation factor 3-like codes for MSYMRNKPYWRCYFPNTQAIIYVVDSSDTDRLVKAKEEFHAILEADSEVHIHWKGATEIVLAYCTRYIDANDQLVDMDEEKV; via the exons ATGTCTTATATGCGGAACAA GCCTTATTGGAGGTGTTACTTTCCAAATACTCAAGCAATAATCTATGTTGTTGATTCAAGTGATACCGATAGGCTTGTGAAAGCTAAGGAAGAGTTCCATGCTATTCTGGAG GCTGACTCTGAAGTTCACATACACTGGAAAGGTGCTACTGAGATTGTCCTAGCCTACTGTACACGGTACATTGATGCAAATGACCAGTTGGTAGACATGGATGAGGAAAAGGTTTGA